The Rhodospirillaceae bacterium genome contains a region encoding:
- a CDS encoding class I SAM-dependent methyltransferase → MSEDAAIYEVFGPLPQGAPGIDTSTLRALDAVLGRDAVRQVLDLGAGRGRTTFALAQALPHAQVTAVEIHAPFAGRIAERAREAGLADRVDVLCGDMAKIEVAAGSIDLIWAEGSIYVVGMERAFALWRPWLRPSGCVAFSDAVRWTSDLSKEARAFWAAEYPDMTSEAAIRSRAEAAGYRVVTGFRMPKAAHDAYYVPLAARAAELAGCADTGVQQVLAGLRREIDVVRRFSDEAGYTFFVLQRSDG, encoded by the coding sequence GTGTCCGAAGACGCCGCCATCTACGAGGTCTTCGGGCCGTTGCCGCAGGGTGCGCCGGGCATCGACACGTCGACGCTGCGCGCGCTGGACGCGGTGCTGGGCCGCGATGCCGTCAGGCAGGTGCTCGATCTCGGAGCGGGGCGCGGCCGCACGACCTTCGCCCTGGCGCAGGCGCTCCCGCACGCGCAGGTCACGGCGGTCGAGATCCACGCGCCCTTCGCCGGGCGGATCGCCGAACGCGCCCGCGAGGCGGGCCTTGCGGACCGCGTCGATGTGCTGTGCGGGGACATGGCGAAGATCGAGGTCGCCGCGGGGAGTATCGACCTGATCTGGGCCGAGGGCTCCATCTACGTCGTGGGCATGGAACGGGCCTTCGCCCTGTGGCGCCCCTGGCTTCGTCCGAGCGGCTGCGTCGCCTTCAGCGACGCCGTCCGGTGGACCAGCGATCTCTCGAAAGAGGCTCGCGCATTCTGGGCGGCGGAATATCCGGACATGACGTCCGAAGCCGCGATCCGGTCTCGCGCCGAGGCTGCCGGCTATCGGGTCGTCACCGGCTTTCGGATGCCGAAGGCGGCGCATGACGCCTACTACGTCCCGCTGGCGGCGCGCGCAGCCGAACTTGCGGGATGTGCCGATACCGGCGTCCAGCAAGTCCTTGCGGGTCTTCGAAGGGAAATCGACGTCGTCCGGCGCTTTTCCGATGAAGCGGGCTACACCTTCTTCGTCCTTCAGCGCAGCGACGGCTGA